CTAAATATTGATATAATTCAGGATAATTTGTTTCAATTTCCAGGGTAATATTTGATATTTTTAAAAGTAGTTCGGCCTTCATGTTTTTTATAACTCATTTTAATAAAATGAAAACTTAAATTACTAAAATAAAATGAGTTATAAAAAATTATTTGTGTTCTATAAGTTTTAAGTTATAAACGGATGGCGTTCTTGCCAATTTTGTTTGGGGTTCATTAACTTAAACACCTGTTTTAATACTGCATTTATTAAACCATTGGTGTGTTTTATATAAACTACCATAGGTACGGGTTTAGCGCCAACCGAACTTTTAATTTCCATAGCGGTTCGAGCATAAACCACTGTCTTAAAATGATTATCAATCCCAAATTCCAACATACTGTAAAGCATATTTAAGTATAACTGATTTTTATATTGGTGTGCTTCATCATACCCCAAAAAATAAGTTTCAAGGTGTTTTTCATTCACTATTAAAGTAAAAAAACCAATAAGTTCGTCGTTCAAATAATATCCAAAAACCCTAAAATTATCTTGCAACTCAAGCTTTAAATTGTAAAAATGGTTTTCTGGTAGTATAAACGTATTAAACTTAGCATTGTTAGAAACATTTAAATAAAGCACGTGTAAGCTTTTAGAATGAGCTTTAACGGCTTCTAAACTTAATTCTGAGCATTCTTCTATACTATTCAATTTAGTTCTGGCCGTTTTATAGCGTCTTTTGTACTTTTTGTTTAATGAAGATACGTAATCGTTAAAGTTTAACCAATTCGGTTGTAGCTTCAAAATCATATTGGGTTGTACCTTAACTTTATGTAATTTATGATTGTTGAAAAAATCGGTTTCTAAATGAATGGTATCATCTAAAAAATAATCTTTAAACATTACGGCTCGTATGGTTTTGTTTTGATTGGCTTTAATGTTGTTTTTAATCGCTTCTAAAGCCTCATAAATCAAATTCAAATAAGCCGTATGGGATATATTTTTCTTTTGAAAAAACACCCCATGTTGGCCTGTATGCGTTAAGTTACCGACTACTAAAATATTTCCTTTTAATATTTTTGAAACAACATCACGAAAAAACCCTTTTAAACAAGAAACATTAATGGTTCTAAACATGTCTTTTAGATACAATTGCACCCGTTGTATGATAGCTACTCCTACTAATCTATTTTCATCAAAAATTCCAACATAAAAAAATTGAATGTTATTGGGCGATGCTTCTTCAAGCGCTTTTAGATAAGAAGATTGCAAAAAAATATCATGCATAACGATGCTGTCCCATGAATTGGGAAGGTTTGCAACAGAATGATAAACTTGAAATGATTTCAACGTATAGAATAAAAAAGACCGAAGTTAAAACACTTCAGTCTTTGTATATGTTAAAAGTTTACAAATTATTATTTCCAAGCACAAATGATGCCTCCCATGATACCAAGTGTTACTATCCAATAACCTGTATTTATAAGGATATACTTCGCGCTTTTGCGTTCAAATAAAGCGTTGGTGCCCAAAATAGGCAAGGCAATAAAAATACCTGCTATAACACCATGTAAAACACCATGCTTAAAGGTTCTAAAAGATTCTGAATAATCTAACATAAAAGCTTCATAAGATGGTAAGGCATTTGCAGGATCACCACCTACCAAACTTAATGCCCCCATTTGATGAACAACTAATCCAGGTAGTGCTGTGGCTAATAAAAAGGCAAAAAGCAGAGCTAAACCAAAAATTTTAGCCATATTAGCACCTTTCATGTTTTCTTCGGTCATGTTGGCAGCTTGCATCCAAGCCGTACCAAAGACTTTAGGGTTGTACCAAATAAATCCAATAACCAGTGCAGAAACCGCTGCAACTAGAATTGCGCCAAGGTTTAAAAAATCCATAATTATTTTAGTTAAAGTTAGTTTATAAATATAATTAAAATAACAATAAGTAATTCATTTTAAGAGACTGTCTAAGTGACTTGAAAAAACAACTAAACTGCTTTAGCTTCTTCAACCAAAATAGCGTTGGAATCTTCTAGAGCTTTACTAATAAAATCATTCACTTCTGCATTTTTTTCTAACCCGTTTTTAACTAAAACACCTAAAACAATCATAACAGCAATACGTGTACCTACTTTCTTTGCTGCGGTGTTAAAAAGTGGTTGCAATTCATCATAACTCACATTTTTAGCTAATTCTTGAATTTCTGCCTTTGCTTTAAGTTGTTTTGCTTCTGGTAAATTGGTGTATTTCTTTCCTAATTGCTGAACAACATCAATGGCTTTGCGTTGTAGCTGTGTATTGGAACTATTCTGTTGAACAGGTTTATTTTCAGCTTTATGAGCCGTTTCTTGTTTTGCCCAAGTATCTCGCAATCCAACCGTTTTATTGAATATGAGTTTATTAGAAGACGAATCGGCATCCACATTAAAATAACCTAATCGTTGAAACTGAAACCGTTCACCTACTTTAGCATTTAATAAACTAGGTTCAACAAAAGCATCGATTGTTTTTAGGGAATTTGGATTTAAAAATTCCATAAAATCTTTATCCTCATGGCTGTCTGGAGCTTCGTCCATAAATAACCGGTCGTATTCTCTAACTTCAGCTTTTATGGCATGTTTAATAGATACCCAATGCAACGTGCCTTTTACTTTTTTAGATGTATCTTCAGAATAGGTACCATGTATTTCCGTAATGTTTCCATTTGCGTCTTTTACAACAGATTCTGCTTTTACTATGTAGGCATTTTTAAGACGCACTTCACCACCTAGTTTTAATCTAAAAAACTTACTGCCAGATTCTTCTTTAAAGTCTTCTTTTTCAATATATAACTCAC
This genomic window from Mariniflexile sp. TRM1-10 contains:
- a CDS encoding GNAT family N-acetyltransferase produces the protein MKSFQVYHSVANLPNSWDSIVMHDIFLQSSYLKALEEASPNNIQFFYVGIFDENRLVGVAIIQRVQLYLKDMFRTINVSCLKGFFRDVVSKILKGNILVVGNLTHTGQHGVFFQKKNISHTAYLNLIYEALEAIKNNIKANQNKTIRAVMFKDYFLDDTIHLETDFFNNHKLHKVKVQPNMILKLQPNWLNFNDYVSSLNKKYKRRYKTARTKLNSIEECSELSLEAVKAHSKSLHVLYLNVSNNAKFNTFILPENHFYNLKLELQDNFRVFGYYLNDELIGFFTLIVNEKHLETYFLGYDEAHQYKNQLYLNMLYSMLEFGIDNHFKTVVYARTAMEIKSSVGAKPVPMVVYIKHTNGLINAVLKQVFKLMNPKQNWQERHPFIT
- a CDS encoding DUF1761 domain-containing protein, with the translated sequence MDFLNLGAILVAAVSALVIGFIWYNPKVFGTAWMQAANMTEENMKGANMAKIFGLALLFAFLLATALPGLVVHQMGALSLVGGDPANALPSYEAFMLDYSESFRTFKHGVLHGVIAGIFIALPILGTNALFERKSAKYILINTGYWIVTLGIMGGIICAWK